Proteins encoded together in one Chroogloeocystis siderophila 5.2 s.c.1 window:
- a CDS encoding cupin domain-containing protein produces MEQQPPSLLKASEIHSMDEIEFHHPLNPNSELYMRTLSRIVGLERIAVTIARVPPGKESFIYHLHHHEEEWIYILAGKAIAEIGDSEYEVAAGDFMGFGLPQQPHHLRNPFSEDLVYLMGGEKKDCDIGIFPRLGKRAIRDGDSAYVVDDSMLQDFWSSKVSRD; encoded by the coding sequence ATGGAGCAGCAACCACCTTCTTTACTCAAAGCATCAGAGATTCACTCGATGGATGAGATTGAATTTCACCACCCACTCAACCCAAATTCAGAACTTTATATGCGGACACTCAGTCGTATAGTTGGACTTGAGCGTATTGCAGTGACGATCGCGCGCGTCCCACCAGGTAAGGAATCATTTATTTATCATTTGCATCATCACGAGGAAGAATGGATTTATATCCTCGCGGGGAAAGCTATTGCAGAAATTGGTGATAGTGAATACGAAGTCGCAGCAGGTGACTTTATGGGCTTTGGGTTACCGCAACAACCACACCATCTCCGCAATCCTTTTAGTGAAGATCTTGTTTATCTCATGGGTGGTGAAAAAAAAGATTGTGATATCGGTATTTTTCCTCGGTTGGGGAAACGTGCGATCCGCGATGGTGATTCAGCCTACGTTGTTGATGATTCGATGCTACAGGATTTTTGGAGTAGCAAAGTTAGTCGTGACTAA
- a CDS encoding MHYT domain-containing protein — translation MSIWAMHFIAMLAYQLPMPAVYDLTIVFVSMAIAITGAGTGLFIITNK, via the coding sequence ATGAGCATCTGGGCAATGCACTTTATTGCGATGCTTGCTTACCAGTTACCAATGCCAGCAGTGTATGACTTGACGATTGTCTTTGTCTCGATGGCGATCGCAATTACGGGTGCGGGTACTGGATTATTTATTATTACCAATAAATAA
- a CDS encoding sucrose synthase has product METLIRAVLESEEKKDFQQFIEQLSAIDRVYLLRNEILHAFANYCQEQEKPVYFFRSSAIGELIHAIHEMLLEDGAIWLMLRTRIASQESWWLSADLSQFKPVSVRALLDVRDRFVHSEHSQILKINFQPFHRDTPSIDDPRNIGQGLTFLNHYLCDQLSANPDYWVQALFRVLQRQEFDGIPLLIGDRISSRMQLHESVAQALKKVSQYPSDTPYTTLHPALQELGFEPGWGNTAGRVYETLELLERLLTTPSPALLEAFVSRIPAFLRVVLVSIHGWVGQEEVLGRAETMGQVIYVLEQARHLEQQLQADVQQAGLAWLGIQPQVTILTRLIPNCEGTYCNQRIEKLEGTENGWILRVPFREFNPNVTQNWISKFEIWPYLESFALDAAPQLVRHFGGNPHLVIGHYSDGNLVSFLLARQFNAIQCNIAHSLEKSRYLFSDLYWQEFEPHYHFSAQFTADLISMNAADFVIASSYQEIVGTPDAIGQYESYKCFTMPQLYHVVDGINLFSPRFNVVPPGINELRYYPYFQTESRHQRDRVRDLLFHRQDAAIFGTLDDAEKCPILAVGSISQTNNQTGLIAWFGQSPTLRNRCNLILITNKQHVTEASTPEEAREIEKLHALIAQYQLAGQIRWIGMQLQSDEMSEVYRVIADKRGIFINFARFEAFGRSVLEAMRSGLPVFATEFGGIAEIIQDGDNGFYINPTNFDDTTWKILNFLNQCDANPQLWQTISDRAIQRIDRHCNWQTHVKQLLLFARIYGFWDYISHSSREALQCYLDALFHLLYKPRAAQILDEHKQR; this is encoded by the coding sequence ATGGAAACGTTAATTCGGGCAGTTTTAGAGAGTGAAGAGAAAAAGGATTTTCAGCAGTTTATTGAGCAATTATCTGCGATTGATCGGGTATATCTGCTGAGAAATGAAATTCTCCATGCCTTTGCCAACTATTGCCAGGAACAAGAAAAACCCGTTTATTTCTTTCGCTCATCAGCCATTGGCGAACTCATCCATGCGATTCATGAGATGCTCTTAGAAGACGGCGCTATTTGGTTGATGCTACGCACGCGCATTGCTAGTCAAGAAAGTTGGTGGTTGAGTGCTGATTTATCACAGTTTAAACCTGTTTCGGTACGCGCGCTGCTTGATGTCCGCGATCGCTTTGTCCACAGCGAACATTCGCAAATTCTGAAAATTAACTTTCAACCATTTCATCGCGACACGCCCAGCATTGATGACCCGCGAAACATTGGTCAGGGGTTAACATTTCTCAATCATTATTTATGCGATCAACTATCGGCAAATCCTGACTATTGGGTACAAGCACTGTTTCGAGTTTTACAGCGCCAAGAATTTGATGGTATTCCGTTGTTGATTGGCGATCGCATTTCATCAAGAATGCAACTGCATGAGTCAGTGGCGCAAGCCTTGAAAAAAGTAAGTCAATATCCATCAGATACGCCTTATACTACGCTACACCCTGCTTTGCAGGAATTAGGTTTTGAACCAGGGTGGGGCAATACCGCCGGACGAGTTTACGAAACGCTTGAATTGCTTGAACGCCTCTTGACGACTCCATCGCCGGCTTTACTCGAAGCCTTTGTATCGCGGATTCCTGCCTTTTTGCGCGTTGTGCTGGTATCCATTCACGGTTGGGTAGGGCAAGAAGAAGTTCTGGGACGCGCTGAAACGATGGGGCAAGTTATTTATGTTCTAGAACAAGCACGACACCTAGAACAACAACTGCAAGCAGATGTTCAACAAGCAGGACTTGCATGGCTGGGTATTCAACCGCAGGTTACAATTTTGACGCGGCTCATTCCCAACTGCGAAGGAACTTATTGCAATCAACGCATTGAAAAACTCGAAGGTACAGAAAACGGTTGGATTTTGCGCGTCCCGTTTCGGGAGTTTAACCCGAATGTGACGCAAAACTGGATCTCGAAGTTTGAAATTTGGCCTTATCTCGAATCTTTCGCCCTTGATGCTGCACCGCAACTTGTCAGACATTTCGGCGGAAATCCCCATCTCGTCATTGGTCATTATAGCGATGGCAACTTGGTATCATTTCTCCTTGCGCGCCAATTCAATGCAATTCAATGCAATATTGCGCATTCGTTAGAAAAATCGAGATACTTGTTTAGCGATCTCTACTGGCAAGAATTTGAGCCACACTACCATTTCTCAGCGCAATTTACGGCAGATCTGATTAGTATGAACGCGGCAGATTTCGTTATTGCTTCGTCGTATCAAGAAATCGTGGGCACTCCAGATGCGATCGGTCAGTACGAATCTTACAAATGTTTTACAATGCCGCAGCTTTACCATGTGGTAGATGGTATCAATTTATTTAGCCCTCGATTCAATGTCGTTCCACCTGGTATCAATGAGTTGCGCTACTATCCCTACTTCCAAACCGAATCACGACATCAACGCGATCGCGTGCGCGATCTGCTGTTTCATCGCCAAGACGCTGCGATTTTTGGAACCTTAGACGACGCGGAAAAATGCCCGATTCTCGCCGTCGGTTCGATTAGTCAAACGAACAACCAAACAGGATTAATTGCCTGGTTTGGGCAGTCGCCAACACTGCGCAATCGCTGCAATTTGATTTTGATTACAAATAAACAGCACGTTACCGAAGCAAGTACTCCTGAAGAAGCACGAGAAATCGAAAAACTTCATGCGCTGATTGCGCAATATCAACTCGCAGGACAAATTCGCTGGATTGGGATGCAACTTCAGAGTGACGAGATGAGCGAAGTTTATCGCGTGATCGCAGACAAGCGTGGTATTTTTATCAACTTTGCGCGCTTTGAGGCATTTGGGCGCAGTGTTCTCGAAGCGATGCGATCAGGCTTACCTGTCTTTGCTACTGAATTTGGCGGTATTGCCGAAATTATTCAAGATGGCGATAACGGTTTTTACATCAACCCCACCAACTTTGATGACACCACCTGGAAAATTTTAAATTTTCTCAACCAATGCGATGCAAATCCCCAATTGTGGCAAACGATTTCTGATCGCGCGATTCAGCGCATTGATCGCCACTGCAATTGGCAAACTCATGTGAAACAATTACTGTTGTTTGCTAGAATATATGGTTTTTGGGATTATATTTCGCACAGCAGTCGAGAAGCGCTGCAATGCTATCTCGATGCTTTATTCCACTTGTTATATAAACCTAGAGCCGCGCAAATTTTAGACGAGCATAAGCAGCGATAA
- a CDS encoding Uma2 family endonuclease, with translation MDREIERLKLDYIFDKDIIIRTVTASGKEQGRNPDVGVVSSTLWNSNVSTYGAVTEPSQLAVEVISTNWEDDYVDKYDEYQRLGIFEYWIVDYLAIASRTILGSPKVPTVFIHQLIDNKYQTQAFKGADRIISPTFPEINLTVEQIVAASRFSKL, from the coding sequence ATGGATCGAGAAATTGAGCGATTAAAACTCGATTACATTTTTGATAAAGATATCATAATCCGAACTGTTACAGCATCTGGGAAGGAACAAGGAAGAAACCCTGATGTTGGGGTTGTTTCTAGTACATTATGGAACAGTAATGTATCGACTTACGGTGCGGTGACGGAACCGAGTCAACTTGCGGTAGAAGTTATTTCTACAAATTGGGAAGATGATTATGTTGATAAGTATGATGAGTATCAGCGGTTAGGAATTTTTGAATACTGGATTGTTGATTATTTAGCGATCGCTTCTCGCACAATCTTAGGTTCGCCGAAAGTACCTACTGTTTTTATTCACCAGTTAATCGATAATAAGTATCAAACACAAGCTTTTAAAGGTGCAGATAGAATTATCTCGCCAACTTTTCCAGAGATAAACCTGACTGTAGAACAAATTGTTGCAGCTAGCCGGTTTTCAAAGCTTTAA
- a CDS encoding MHYT domain-containing protein, whose amino-acid sequence MRVLDYLLLPINKQPLQWFSLPAGALFVGLGIVGLHLTAMASMRVAAVPVYSPQLMMLAATTAVACSGSALWLEFHPWTIQAIASSIRKIGSTFLLLATAILGMHYIAMIAVNFQPNTQITAQTFYDRASDLLRDADIAMYRAKTHGN is encoded by the coding sequence GTGCGGGTACTGGATTATTTATTATTACCAATAAATAAGCAACCTCTGCAATGGTTCTCTTTACCAGCAGGCGCATTGTTTGTGGGGTTAGGAATTGTTGGTTTGCACTTGACTGCGATGGCGTCGATGCGCGTTGCTGCTGTTCCAGTGTACAGTCCACAACTGATGATGCTTGCTGCTACTACGGCTGTCGCGTGTTCGGGTAGTGCTTTATGGTTAGAATTTCACCCTTGGACGATACAGGCGATCGCTTCTAGTATCCGTAAAATCGGCAGTACATTTCTCCTCCTCGCAACGGCAATTTTAGGAATGCACTACATTGCGATGATTGCTGTTAACTTCCAGCCCAATACGCAAATAACAGCACAAACTTTTTATGATCGCGCTTCCGATTTATTACGCGATGCTGATATTGCTATGTATCGCGCAAAAACGCATGGTAATTAA